The following proteins are co-located in the Halococcus salsus genome:
- the dacZ gene encoding diadenylate cyclase DacZ, which translates to MATLRALLDDVVEGAETVVLFSPSAAYYERSLDVDDVDVVVCADENDVGAERFVELPLEFVDVAERIRFGIEGATDEGYVAEGDEIVCATKLFDETIDNVTRVRVGDFEPLGTYDLLTNSRADPDVISAVIDVAVELGQKGQKGEPVGALFVVGDAGKVMNKSRPLSYNPFEKSHVHVGDPIVDVMVKEFTRLDGAFVISDAGKIVSAYRYLEAHGEGVDIPKGLGTRHMAAASVTRDTNAIAVALSESDRLVRAFKGGELVLEIDPEDY; encoded by the coding sequence ATGGCGACCCTGCGCGCCCTCCTCGATGACGTGGTCGAGGGGGCCGAGACGGTGGTGCTGTTCTCCCCGAGCGCGGCCTACTACGAGCGGTCCCTCGACGTCGACGACGTCGACGTGGTGGTGTGTGCGGACGAGAACGACGTCGGCGCGGAGCGGTTCGTGGAGCTGCCCCTGGAGTTCGTCGACGTAGCCGAGCGGATCCGGTTCGGGATCGAGGGTGCGACCGACGAGGGCTACGTCGCCGAGGGCGACGAGATCGTGTGTGCGACGAAGCTCTTCGACGAGACCATCGACAACGTGACCCGCGTGCGCGTCGGCGACTTCGAACCGCTCGGCACCTACGACCTCCTCACGAACTCCCGAGCCGACCCCGACGTGATCAGCGCCGTGATCGACGTCGCGGTCGAGCTGGGCCAGAAGGGCCAGAAGGGTGAACCCGTCGGCGCGCTGTTCGTCGTTGGCGACGCCGGCAAGGTGATGAACAAGTCCCGACCGCTCTCGTACAACCCGTTCGAGAAGTCACACGTCCACGTCGGCGACCCGATCGTGGACGTGATGGTCAAGGAGTTCACGCGGCTCGACGGCGCGTTCGTGATCAGCGATGCGGGGAAGATCGTCTCGGCCTACCGCTATCTCGAAGCCCACGGCGAGGGCGTCGACATCCCGAAGGGGCTCGGCACGCGTCACATGGCGGCGGCCTCGGTCACGCGGGACACCAACGCCATCGCGGTGGCGCTGAGCGAGAGCGATAGGCTGGTGCGGGCGTTCAAGGGTGGCGAGCTGGTGCTCGAGATCGACCCGGAGGATTACTGA
- a CDS encoding mechanosensitive ion channel domain-containing protein — MADLGTLIGNLLSGRISLVLVVGVLVVGVLVSYLVDRLAGQVLIAVGVEDAVEGTTSDRAAQRLGTSTVSVLAGLVALFVFVVFLVLALTVSSILDATLYLSRFIDFLPQLLVAALVVIFGLVLADRAELLASERLRNVKLPDAGLIPELIKYSIVFVAVLVALGQLDVADDALLVLFAAYAFGLVFLGGLACKDLLASSAAGFYLLLSEPVSIGDEVRIDGMDGIVQEIDVFAIHVENDTEEFIIPNHRVVRSGIVRIR, encoded by the coding sequence ATGGCGGACCTCGGAACCCTGATCGGGAACCTGCTCTCGGGCCGGATCAGCCTCGTACTGGTCGTCGGTGTGCTGGTCGTGGGCGTCCTGGTGAGCTACCTCGTCGACCGGCTCGCCGGCCAGGTCCTGATCGCGGTCGGCGTCGAGGACGCCGTCGAGGGGACCACCTCCGACCGGGCCGCCCAACGGCTCGGCACCTCGACCGTCTCCGTGCTCGCGGGGCTGGTGGCGCTGTTCGTGTTCGTGGTGTTCCTCGTGCTCGCGCTCACCGTCTCGTCCATCCTCGACGCTACCCTCTATCTCAGCCGATTCATCGATTTCCTCCCGCAGCTGCTCGTCGCGGCGCTCGTGGTGATCTTCGGGCTCGTGCTCGCCGACCGCGCCGAGCTCCTCGCCTCCGAACGCCTCCGGAACGTCAAACTCCCCGATGCCGGACTGATCCCCGAACTCATCAAGTACAGCATCGTCTTCGTCGCGGTGCTGGTCGCGCTGGGCCAGCTCGACGTCGCCGACGACGCCCTCCTCGTGCTCTTCGCGGCCTACGCCTTCGGCCTCGTCTTCCTCGGCGGGCTCGCGTGCAAGGACCTCCTCGCGTCGAGCGCCGCGGGCTTCTACCTCCTGCTCTCCGAACCCGTCTCGATCGGCGACGAGGTCCGGATCGACGGGATGGACGGGATCGTCCAGGAGATCGACGTCTTCGCGATCCACGTCGAGAACGACACCGAGGAGTTCATCATCCCGAACCATCGGGTGGTTCGCTCGGGGATCGTCCGAATCAGGTAA
- a CDS encoding amino acid-binding protein gives MSEPSPSASAYTVRLELVDEPGELLSALSPIAENGGNLLSIFHERGSLTPRGRVPVEVDLEATPERFETIVSALREGDVNVIQAGAERYGEELSIVFVGDLVETDLSDTLSRLDGTSASVADVALSATDGTSEPSSARIRLATQTGERDRVLETVHAVADEKDLLVIEPLPGTDR, from the coding sequence ATGAGCGAGCCGTCGCCGTCGGCCTCGGCTTACACCGTCCGGCTCGAACTCGTCGACGAACCCGGCGAACTCCTCAGCGCGCTCTCGCCGATCGCCGAGAACGGCGGGAACCTCCTCTCGATCTTCCACGAGCGCGGCTCGCTGACCCCTCGCGGACGGGTCCCCGTCGAGGTCGACCTCGAAGCCACGCCCGAGCGCTTCGAGACCATCGTCTCGGCGCTCCGCGAGGGCGACGTCAACGTGATTCAGGCCGGCGCGGAGCGCTACGGCGAGGAGCTCTCGATCGTCTTCGTCGGCGACCTCGTCGAGACCGACCTCTCGGATACCCTCTCGCGGCTCGACGGCACCAGCGCCTCGGTCGCCGACGTCGCGCTCTCGGCCACCGACGGTACCAGCGAACCGTCGAGCGCCCGGATCCGGCTCGCGACCCAGACCGGCGAGCGCGACCGCGTGCTCGAAACCGTCCACGCGGTCGCCGACGAGAAGGATCTCCTGGTTATCGAACCGCTCCCGGGGACCGACCGATGA
- a CDS encoding homoserine dehydrogenase — translation MRLAVAGCGAVGRAVCELAGAYGHHVTALSDSTSAVADPDGIDVEAVLARKTEEGTVGDDDPASLPEADYDVLVEATPTTLGDADPGFTHVERALARDAHVVLANKGPVAERYADLRAAERESEGEVLFEATVGGAIPVLSTVADLGPGNVTAARGVLNGTANFILSRMAAEGLGYEHVLSEAQDLGVAETDPTFDVDGTDAALKCVILANVLSDAGATLADADIVGITEITPNALSLAAEDGRTIRLVGEVVVGDGSPSVRVGPRLVPTNGTLAVSGTKNIVQLQTEHAGELNLSGRGAGGRETASAVLADVGRLS, via the coding sequence ATGAGGCTCGCGGTCGCGGGCTGTGGGGCGGTCGGCCGCGCGGTCTGTGAACTCGCCGGGGCCTACGGCCACCACGTCACCGCGCTCAGCGACTCGACGAGCGCGGTCGCGGACCCGGACGGGATCGACGTCGAGGCGGTTCTCGCCCGGAAGACCGAGGAGGGAACCGTGGGCGACGACGACCCCGCGAGCCTCCCCGAGGCCGACTACGATGTGCTCGTCGAGGCAACTCCCACGACCCTCGGCGACGCCGACCCCGGGTTCACCCACGTCGAGCGCGCGCTCGCGCGGGACGCCCACGTCGTACTGGCGAACAAGGGGCCGGTCGCCGAGCGCTACGCCGACCTCCGAGCCGCCGAGCGCGAGAGCGAGGGCGAGGTCCTCTTCGAGGCGACCGTCGGCGGCGCGATCCCGGTGCTCTCGACGGTGGCCGACCTCGGTCCCGGAAACGTCACCGCGGCGCGCGGCGTGCTCAACGGGACCGCGAACTTCATCCTCTCGCGGATGGCGGCCGAGGGGCTCGGCTACGAACACGTGCTCTCTGAGGCCCAGGACCTCGGCGTGGCCGAGACCGACCCCACCTTCGACGTCGACGGCACCGACGCCGCGCTCAAGTGTGTGATCCTCGCGAACGTCCTGAGCGACGCGGGGGCCACGCTGGCCGACGCCGACATCGTGGGGATCACCGAGATCACCCCGAATGCGCTCTCGTTGGCCGCCGAGGACGGCCGGACGATCCGGTTGGTGGGCGAAGTGGTGGTCGGCGACGGCAGCCCCTCGGTACGCGTCGGGCCGCGGCTCGTCCCCACGAACGGCACCCTCGCGGTCTCGGGCACCAAGAACATCGTGCAGCTCCAGACCGAGCACGCCGGGGAGTTGAACCTCAGCGGGCGCGGCGCGGGCGGACGCGAGACGGCGTCGGCGGTGCTCGCGGACGTGGGTCGGCTCTCCTGA
- the tuf gene encoding translation elongation factor EF-1 subunit alpha: MADKPHQNLAVIGHVDHGKSTLVGRLLYETGNVPEHVIEQQREEAEAQGKGGFEFAYVMDNLAEERERGVTIDIAHQEFDTDEYYFTIVDTPGHRDFVKNMITGASQADNAVLVVAADDGVQPQTQEHVFLARTLGIDQLIVAINKMDLVDYEESRYHEAVEEVKGLLGQVNFSTEDAGFIPVSAFEGDNIAEDSENTPWYDGETVLEALNDLPEPQPPTDAPLRLPIQDVYTISGIGTVPVGRVETGTIEGGDNVSFQPSDASGEVKSVEMHHEEVPSAGPGDNVGFNVRGIGKDDIRRGDVCGPAEDPPKVAETFQAQVVVMQHPSVITAGYTPVFHAHTAQVACTIESIDSKIDPASGEVAEEEPDFIQSGDAAVVTVRPQKPLSIEPSSEIPELGSFAIRDMGQTIAAGKVLSVNQK; encoded by the coding sequence ATGGCAGATAAACCGCACCAGAACTTGGCCGTAATCGGCCACGTCGACCACGGCAAGAGCACGCTCGTCGGACGCCTCCTCTACGAGACCGGGAACGTCCCCGAGCACGTCATCGAACAGCAGCGAGAGGAGGCCGAGGCCCAGGGCAAGGGCGGCTTCGAGTTCGCCTACGTCATGGACAACCTCGCCGAGGAGCGAGAGCGCGGTGTCACCATCGACATCGCCCACCAGGAGTTCGACACCGACGAGTACTACTTCACCATCGTCGACACCCCTGGTCACCGCGACTTCGTGAAGAACATGATCACGGGCGCGAGCCAGGCCGACAACGCCGTGCTCGTCGTGGCGGCTGACGACGGCGTCCAGCCCCAGACCCAAGAGCACGTCTTCCTGGCCCGAACGCTCGGCATCGACCAGCTCATCGTCGCCATCAACAAGATGGACCTGGTCGACTACGAGGAGAGTCGCTACCACGAGGCCGTCGAAGAGGTCAAAGGCCTGCTCGGTCAGGTCAACTTCTCGACCGAGGACGCGGGCTTCATCCCCGTCTCGGCCTTCGAGGGCGACAACATCGCCGAGGACTCCGAGAACACGCCGTGGTACGACGGCGAGACGGTGCTCGAGGCACTCAACGACCTGCCCGAGCCCCAGCCGCCCACGGACGCACCGCTCCGACTCCCGATCCAGGACGTCTACACCATCTCGGGCATCGGTACCGTGCCCGTCGGCCGCGTCGAGACCGGCACCATCGAGGGCGGGGACAACGTCTCCTTCCAGCCCTCGGACGCCTCCGGCGAGGTCAAGAGTGTCGAGATGCACCACGAAGAGGTGCCCTCGGCCGGCCCCGGCGACAACGTCGGGTTCAACGTCCGTGGCATCGGTAAGGACGACATCCGCCGCGGCGACGTCTGTGGCCCGGCCGAGGACCCGCCGAAGGTCGCCGAGACCTTCCAGGCCCAGGTCGTCGTAATGCAGCACCCGAGCGTGATCACCGCGGGCTACACCCCGGTCTTCCACGCCCACACCGCCCAGGTGGCCTGCACCATCGAGTCGATCGACTCGAAGATCGACCCCGCCAGCGGCGAGGTCGCCGAAGAGGAGCCCGACTTCATCCAGTCGGGTGACGCAGCGGTCGTCACCGTCCGCCCCCAGAAACCGCTCAGCATCGAGCCGTCCTCCGAGATCCCCGAGCTCGGGAGCTTCGCCATCCGCGACATGGGTCAGACCATCGCCGCCGGCAAAGTGCTCTCGGTCAACCAGAAATAA
- the rpsJ gene encoding 30S ribosomal protein S10, which translates to MMQQARVRLAGTSPEDLDDICDDVREIATKTGVNLSGPIPLPTKQLEVPARKSPDGEGTATWDHWNMRVHKRLIDLDADERALRQLMRIQVPNDVSIEIVLED; encoded by the coding sequence ATAATGCAGCAGGCGCGCGTCCGTCTGGCCGGCACCAGCCCGGAAGACCTGGATGACATCTGCGACGACGTTCGCGAGATCGCCACCAAGACGGGGGTCAACCTCAGCGGGCCGATCCCGCTCCCCACCAAGCAGCTCGAAGTCCCGGCGCGGAAATCACCCGACGGCGAAGGGACCGCGACGTGGGACCACTGGAACATGCGGGTCCACAAGCGGCTGATCGACCTCGACGCCGACGAGCGCGCGCTCCGCCAGCTCATGCGGATCCAGGTGCCGAACGACGTCTCGATCGAGATCGTCCTCGAGGACTGA
- a CDS encoding rhomboid family intramembrane serine protease — MRGFADSPTLQTLAVMGVVFVVQQVLQLVGLMGFFFVLSPSFFVRPWSLVTSVYAHANLAHLLGNALVLLPVGLAIESFTSRVRYHAFFVATGVIAGLSQVFLTGSGVLGASAAIFALLGYLVTGNPVSNSVLDRLGLNRRVQLVVFGVLAVLVTVFTGSPGVALVAHFTGFLLGLVSGRLGLLGTNKPRHRTQVTNRPPGY, encoded by the coding sequence ATGCGCGGGTTCGCCGACAGCCCGACCCTCCAGACCCTCGCGGTGATGGGGGTCGTGTTCGTCGTCCAGCAGGTCCTACAGTTGGTCGGGCTGATGGGGTTTTTCTTCGTGTTAAGCCCGTCCTTCTTCGTTCGGCCGTGGTCGTTGGTGACGAGCGTCTACGCCCACGCGAACCTCGCCCACCTGCTCGGCAACGCGCTCGTGCTCCTGCCGGTGGGGCTCGCGATCGAGTCGTTCACCTCGCGGGTCCGCTATCACGCCTTCTTCGTCGCGACGGGCGTGATAGCGGGTCTCAGCCAGGTCTTCCTCACCGGGAGCGGCGTGCTCGGTGCGAGCGCAGCGATCTTCGCGCTGCTCGGCTACCTCGTCACGGGCAACCCGGTCTCGAACTCCGTGCTCGACCGCCTCGGTCTCAACCGACGCGTCCAGTTGGTGGTCTTCGGCGTGCTCGCGGTGCTCGTCACGGTGTTCACCGGCTCGCCGGGCGTCGCGCTGGTCGCCCACTTCACCGGCTTCCTGCTCGGGCTGGTGAGCGGGCGGCTGGGGTTGCTCGGGACGAACAAACCCCGACACAGAACGCAAGTTACAAACCGGCCGCCCGGGTACTGA
- a CDS encoding M48 family metallopeptidase: protein MPEAAPREVDLFGETVSYEVRRSDEADDPRIDIDIHDVVVVLPRDSETDPEELLAENAAWVMEKKQKYDSFRETIPDRTFEAGATFPYFGDPHEIVVEHRPASTVEEGAFKLARHHVEQTSVQRALETLYRRKARETFEERADHYADEMCVEYKSIELRNQRTRWGSCSTSGTLSLNWRLMMAPSEIIDYIVVHELAHLREPNHNGTFWSLVVEYDPEYKARAEWLNENSTQLIFTEDDL from the coding sequence ATGCCTGAAGCGGCTCCGCGAGAGGTCGACCTGTTCGGTGAGACAGTCTCCTACGAGGTGCGCCGAAGCGACGAGGCCGACGACCCACGAATCGACATCGACATCCACGACGTGGTGGTCGTCCTGCCACGAGATTCGGAGACTGACCCCGAGGAGCTACTCGCCGAGAATGCCGCGTGGGTGATGGAGAAGAAACAGAAGTACGACTCTTTTCGAGAGACGATACCGGACCGGACCTTTGAGGCAGGCGCGACCTTCCCGTACTTCGGCGACCCGCACGAAATCGTTGTCGAGCATCGGCCCGCGTCGACGGTCGAAGAAGGGGCGTTCAAACTCGCGCGGCATCACGTTGAGCAGACGTCGGTACAACGAGCGTTGGAAACGTTGTATCGACGGAAGGCTCGGGAGACGTTCGAGGAGCGCGCCGACCACTACGCTGACGAAATGTGTGTCGAGTACAAGAGTATCGAACTACGCAACCAACGAACGCGATGGGGGAGTTGTTCGACTTCGGGAACCCTGAGCCTCAACTGGCGACTGATGATGGCCCCATCCGAGATTATCGATTACATCGTGGTCCACGAACTCGCTCATCTCCGAGAGCCGAATCACAACGGGACTTTCTGGTCGCTCGTCGTCGAGTACGACCCGGAGTACAAGGCTCGTGCCGAATGGCTCAACGAAAACAGTACACAGCTGATTTTCACAGAAGACGATTTGTGA
- a CDS encoding type I restriction endonuclease subunit R: MISTPNEGGVERSLLSWLDGIGWETHGQDGGRGARVLDERYERRTNEVIYWDLLAEQVVALNDDVTKANVEKFISSLKRDLDHENLLDGNQAFHQLLTKGKTFSVKRADGVSKTIYVDLIDYENPENNRFHAANQFSVSRETTIRPDVNLFVNGIPLVTMELKSRAQDNHWKDAVRDLLDYQEDVPRLFVPGLFNIAADTMELRYGAVGAPKGFYQPWNDAPALYEDDNGMKQATQALCNPETVLDLVKNFVFYERRTGGDAKIVPRYMQYYAVNAILDRVREGEHNRGLIWHTQGSGKSFTMLYAAQNLLSRDVVTNPQVFIIVDTDKLNSQMRDQLANLSLEQWTVAERISHLEQLIEEGQSQLVLTTIQKFADVDPDVQGNDEVIVMSDEAHRFMEADLGSRLDAALPTCSHFGFTGTPVREGERENERNTFREFSPEGEEYLHRYSVKQGIDDGLILPVYFTLRHEMEWDIDEAGLDEEFEHEFRTMTTDEKREFIREQVTAKTLAELSPRVDRTVEEIERHYTKHVAPNGWKGMVVTPSRRSTAMYGQRLIERFGEKNVEVLYTATKDDPELIRQFHTDSEERDDIVQDFKKEDSPKLLVVHNMLLTGFDAPVLKTMYLDRNLKNHNLMQAIARTNRPADGKENGEIIDFQGVFENIDEALDYDAETKAYAAQDEKELFEDLVSQVETVMDIFDDIPKNDSQEAANDAIERISTHPERREFKQGFRRLQDLYESVAPDKRLINQGIQDQYKWLGKIQIAFQRTTAGDDAPEEDMAQKTRDILDENVDIEEIRRDFPMYKLGEEYLDEVEGLDNPGVKASQVAHATREHLHPRTGQNPRYKRLSERVNDIVERWQSGGMADPEAVEALKSVEGEVLEVEREAGERGMSDAEFAIYTHLTDKETDIIENDELAEEIAEGISEEFEERVDRSYPGWQTNQSTVREIEKLLLDTLVKKHKKPALMNDDEFVDATRSYLIENYA, translated from the coding sequence ATGATTAGCACGCCGAACGAGGGCGGCGTCGAGCGCTCCCTACTCTCGTGGCTCGACGGCATCGGGTGGGAGACACACGGTCAGGACGGCGGACGGGGTGCGCGAGTCCTCGACGAGCGATACGAACGCCGAACGAACGAAGTCATCTACTGGGACCTCCTCGCCGAACAGGTCGTCGCGCTCAACGATGACGTAACCAAAGCAAACGTCGAGAAATTCATCTCCTCGCTGAAACGCGACCTCGACCACGAAAACCTCCTCGACGGCAACCAAGCGTTCCACCAACTCCTCACGAAGGGCAAGACCTTCTCGGTCAAGCGTGCTGACGGCGTGAGCAAGACCATCTACGTCGACCTGATAGACTACGAGAACCCCGAGAACAACCGCTTTCATGCCGCCAATCAGTTTTCGGTCTCCCGTGAGACCACCATCCGTCCAGACGTGAATCTCTTCGTCAACGGCATCCCGCTGGTGACGATGGAACTCAAGAGCCGAGCACAGGACAACCACTGGAAAGACGCCGTGAGGGACCTTCTCGACTATCAAGAGGACGTTCCTCGGCTGTTTGTTCCCGGTCTGTTCAATATCGCCGCCGACACAATGGAACTCCGCTACGGCGCGGTCGGCGCACCCAAGGGTTTCTACCAACCATGGAACGATGCGCCGGCACTCTACGAGGACGACAACGGGATGAAGCAGGCCACGCAAGCGCTCTGTAACCCCGAGACGGTCCTCGACCTCGTGAAGAACTTCGTGTTCTACGAGCGCCGAACCGGCGGCGACGCCAAAATCGTTCCGAGATATATGCAGTACTACGCGGTCAACGCTATTCTCGATAGAGTGCGAGAGGGCGAGCACAACCGAGGCCTCATCTGGCACACCCAGGGGTCTGGCAAGTCCTTCACGATGCTCTATGCGGCCCAGAACCTTCTCTCACGCGACGTTGTGACGAATCCCCAGGTCTTCATCATCGTCGACACAGACAAGCTCAACAGCCAAATGCGCGACCAGCTGGCGAACCTCTCGCTCGAACAGTGGACCGTTGCCGAGCGGATTTCTCACCTCGAACAACTCATCGAGGAGGGTCAGAGCCAGCTTGTCCTCACGACCATCCAGAAGTTCGCCGATGTCGACCCGGATGTTCAGGGCAACGACGAGGTAATCGTGATGAGTGACGAGGCCCACCGCTTCATGGAGGCTGACCTCGGGAGTCGCCTTGACGCCGCGCTTCCCACGTGTTCTCATTTCGGTTTCACCGGTACGCCTGTCCGTGAGGGTGAACGCGAGAACGAACGCAACACCTTCCGAGAGTTCTCGCCTGAAGGTGAGGAGTACCTTCACCGCTACTCGGTTAAGCAGGGCATCGACGACGGCCTGATTTTACCTGTGTACTTCACGCTCCGCCACGAGATGGAGTGGGACATCGACGAGGCGGGTCTCGACGAGGAGTTCGAACACGAGTTCAGGACGATGACCACCGACGAGAAACGCGAGTTCATCCGCGAGCAGGTCACGGCGAAGACGCTGGCAGAACTCTCGCCACGGGTCGATAGGACTGTCGAGGAAATAGAACGGCACTACACCAAACACGTCGCGCCGAACGGCTGGAAGGGCATGGTCGTGACGCCCAGCCGTCGCTCTACGGCAATGTACGGCCAGCGACTTATCGAGCGATTTGGCGAAAAGAACGTGGAGGTGCTGTATACCGCGACGAAGGACGACCCCGAGCTGATTCGTCAGTTCCACACGGATTCCGAGGAGAGAGACGATATCGTACAGGATTTCAAGAAGGAAGATTCGCCGAAGCTCCTCGTCGTTCACAATATGCTCTTGACGGGATTCGACGCTCCAGTCCTGAAAACGATGTACCTCGACCGGAACCTCAAGAACCACAACCTGATGCAAGCCATCGCGCGGACGAACCGTCCCGCCGATGGCAAGGAGAACGGCGAAATCATCGACTTCCAAGGGGTCTTCGAGAACATCGACGAGGCGCTCGACTACGACGCGGAGACCAAGGCCTACGCTGCTCAGGACGAGAAAGAACTCTTCGAGGACCTCGTGAGTCAGGTCGAAACGGTCATGGACATCTTCGACGACATCCCGAAGAACGACAGTCAGGAAGCAGCCAACGACGCCATCGAACGAATCAGCACCCACCCGGAACGCCGTGAGTTCAAGCAAGGCTTCCGACGACTTCAGGACCTCTACGAGTCGGTAGCACCTGACAAGCGTCTCATCAACCAAGGGATTCAGGACCAATACAAGTGGCTGGGTAAAATACAGATAGCCTTCCAGCGGACCACCGCAGGCGACGATGCTCCCGAGGAGGACATGGCCCAGAAGACGCGGGACATCCTCGACGAAAATGTCGACATCGAAGAGATACGCCGCGACTTCCCGATGTACAAGCTCGGCGAGGAGTATCTCGACGAAGTAGAGGGTCTGGATAACCCCGGTGTGAAAGCCTCACAGGTCGCGCACGCAACTCGGGAACACCTGCATCCACGGACGGGCCAGAACCCCCGTTACAAACGATTGAGCGAGCGCGTCAACGACATCGTTGAACGCTGGCAGAGCGGTGGAATGGCCGACCCCGAAGCGGTCGAAGCGCTGAAATCAGTCGAAGGGGAGGTCTTGGAAGTCGAGAGGGAAGCCGGAGAACGGGGGATGTCGGATGCGGAGTTCGCTATCTACACGCATTTGACCGACAAGGAGACCGACATCATCGAGAACGACGAATTGGCCGAGGAGATTGCCGAGGGCATCAGCGAAGAGTTCGAAGAGCGCGTCGACCGAAGCTATCCCGGTTGGCAGACCAACCAAAGCACAGTCAGGGAGATAGAAAAATTGCTTCTCGATACGCTGGTGAAGAAACACAAGAAGCCAGCGCTAATGAACGACGACGAGTTCGTGGACGCGACCCGGAGCTATCTCATCGAGAACTATGCCTGA
- a CDS encoding restriction endonuclease subunit S — translation MSEEASLDEFTDESEASNDVANQPNDGLIKGVAWSTLDYVPDEWNVNNIGSDIDLLTGNNFSSKDFADEGGVPLIRIRDLGTDKTTLNFTGEYDSKYLIEADDLLVGMDGEFEPHLWSGPKSLLNQRVCKIEPTKQYNKIFLRYGIEKPLFYIQKSIAGTTVKHLSQSNIRDVNLPTPSLEEQRKIATILYAVDQTIQKTEEIIEQTKRVDDGLLQSLFSGERLDCDYDEVPTVGSIPDYWESGLMGEECTITMGSSPKSEYYNESGDGLPFFQANNEFGLRSPSHNRWCSNPVKTAEEGSTLMTIRGTYVGQVNMADRNCCIGRGLAAISAGDSILPEYLYHHLRRRERYVKSIAIGSTFDSVSSDDLDNLVIAIPPKEEQKEIAESLEEVQKTFMDSHEYISQLKRLKQGLMQDLLSGEVRTDDVDIEVLDDVLAHG, via the coding sequence ATGAGTGAGGAGGCATCACTGGACGAGTTCACAGATGAAAGTGAGGCGAGTAACGATGTCGCTAACCAGCCAAATGATGGACTGATTAAAGGAGTCGCATGGTCAACTCTGGACTACGTTCCTGACGAGTGGAATGTTAATAATATTGGTTCTGATATAGACTTACTCACTGGTAACAACTTCTCATCTAAGGACTTCGCCGATGAGGGAGGTGTTCCTCTGATTAGGATTCGTGACCTCGGAACTGATAAAACAACCCTGAATTTCACTGGCGAGTACGATTCAAAATATCTCATCGAAGCTGACGACCTGCTCGTGGGAATGGACGGAGAATTTGAGCCGCACCTATGGTCAGGTCCGAAATCTCTCTTGAACCAGCGAGTATGTAAGATAGAACCCACAAAGCAGTACAACAAGATATTCCTCCGATATGGGATTGAAAAACCGCTGTTCTACATACAAAAATCAATAGCGGGGACGACTGTGAAACATCTATCTCAGTCGAATATTCGGGATGTGAACCTACCAACTCCGTCACTCGAAGAGCAGCGCAAAATCGCCACTATACTCTACGCCGTCGACCAAACGATTCAGAAGACTGAGGAGATAATCGAGCAGACAAAACGTGTTGACGATGGACTTCTGCAAAGTCTGTTTTCGGGAGAGCGTCTTGATTGCGATTATGATGAGGTCCCGACCGTAGGAAGCATACCGGATTACTGGGAAAGTGGGCTGATGGGTGAAGAATGCACCATTACAATGGGGTCATCACCGAAATCAGAATACTACAACGAGTCTGGTGACGGTCTTCCATTCTTTCAAGCAAACAACGAGTTTGGTCTTCGCAGTCCTTCCCATAATAGGTGGTGCTCAAATCCAGTAAAGACGGCCGAAGAAGGTAGCACACTGATGACCATTCGAGGGACATACGTCGGACAAGTGAACATGGCAGACAGAAACTGCTGTATCGGACGGGGACTCGCCGCTATCTCAGCAGGTGACTCTATACTACCGGAATATCTCTACCACCACCTCCGAAGGCGTGAACGGTACGTGAAATCAATCGCTATCGGAAGTACCTTTGATTCAGTGAGCAGTGACGATTTGGACAACCTCGTTATTGCGATACCTCCAAAGGAAGAGCAGAAAGAAATCGCAGAGAGTCTTGAAGAAGTTCAGAAAACTTTCATGGACTCTCATGAGTATATTTCTCAACTCAAGCGCCTCAAACAGGGCCTAATGCAGGACCTCCTTTCAGGCGAGGTCCGCACCGACGACGTGGACATTGAGGTTCTCGACGACGTGCTGGCGCACGGCTGA